A window of Malania oleifera isolate guangnan ecotype guangnan chromosome 5, ASM2987363v1, whole genome shotgun sequence contains these coding sequences:
- the LOC131155930 gene encoding LRR receptor-like serine/threonine-protein kinase FLS2, protein MVHSIIEINLFNATITGTLETFSFTSFPNLERFNLSNNNFKGLLPSTISELSKLVYLDFSSNNFTGNIPSTFWELTQLRYVSLCNNNFEGTIPYQIMNLQMLNYLDIGANYFEFVEWSNNSGFPSLTYLSFSYNKIKSEFPKFILECRNLKYLDLSLNKLVGTIHKLVFSKLDMLEYLNLTDNLFQGPLPKDIANLFNLKELRLGRNNFSDSIIEEISLLSNLEIIELYNNSFEGKIPSSLGKLRNLHKLDLAMNHLNSTIPAELGRCTNLTYLALAVNSLTGILPLSLTNLMKISEFGLSDNFLSGIISPILLSNWTNLISLQLQNNNFTGRIPPQIGLLKKLKYLFLYNNKLSSTIPSEVGELKELESLDLSGNQLDGPIPPTLWNLRSLNTLQLFGNNLSGTIPSEVGNLSSIAVFDLSFNQLQGVVPETISGLSNLEGFSVAFNKLSGHIPKNFGRYSKFLSFVSFSNNNFSGVLPPQLCNGFSIQYLTVNTNSFTGSPPDCLRNCSGLIRVRFDSNRLTGNILNTFGVHPTLLYVNLSNNLFSGMIPPSFGNLANLNYLDVSSNQFTGSIPEELGNCKSLLTLNMSRNGLTGSIPTEIGNLTMLRNGLDLSSNSFSGTIPQSLGKLTLLEALNVSHNILSGRIPTSLSNMTSLESIDFSYNKLVGPIPNGAVFREAPASAYSENAGLCGNAAGLAPCSGD, encoded by the coding sequence ATGGTTCATTCCattatagagataaatctatTCAATGCCACGATCACCGGAACACTTGAAACTTTTAGCTTCACTTCATTTCCAAATCTCGAACGTTTCAACCTCAGCAACAACAACTTCAAAGGATTATTACCATCAACTATTTCCGAACTCTCAAAGCTCGTGTATTTGGACTTCAGCAGTAATAATTTCACCGGCAATATTCCTTCGACATTCTGGGAATTGACCCAGCTCCGGTATGTTAGTTTGTGCAATAACAATTTTGAAGGTACCATCCCATACCAAATTATGAATCTTCAAATGCTAAACTATTTAGACATTGGAGCAAATTACTTTGAATTTGTAGAGTGGTCAAACAATTCTGGTTTTCCTTCGCTTACTTACCTAAGTTTTTCTTATAACAAAATTAAATCCGAGTTCCCAAAGTTCATATTGGAGTGTCGTAACTTAAAGTACCTTGATCTATCGCTAAATAAACTAGTTGGAACAATACACAAACTGGTATTTTCCAAGCTGGACATGCTTGAATACTTAAATCTCACTGACAACTTATTTCAAGGACCGTTGCCAAAAGATATTGCGAACCTTTTCAATCTCAAAGAACTTCGTCTTGGACGTAATAACTTTAGTGATTCTATTATTGAAGAGATTAGTTTACTTTCTAACCTCGAAATCATTGAACTATACAACAATTCATTTGAGGGAAAGATTCCTTCTTCATTAGGCAAACTAAGAAACCTTCACAAGCTAGACCTCGCAATGAATCACTTGAACTCGACAATTCCAGCTGAGCTTGGCCGTTGTACCAATCTTACCTACTTGGCTTTAGCTGTGAATTCCCTTACTGGGATCTTGCCTTTGTCCTTGACCAATCTAATGAAAATATCTGAATTTGGTTTATCAGATAACTTTCTTTCTGGGATTATATCACCTATTCTGCTCTCCAATTGGACCAACTTAATCTCTTTACAACTTCAAAACAATAACTTTACTGGCAGGATTCCGCCACAAATAGGCCTACTGAAAAAGCTGAAGTACCTTTTTCTATACAACAATAAACTATCTAGCACCATCCCCTCGGAGGTTGGGGAATTGAAAGAGCTGGAGTCATTAGACCTTTCGGGAAACCAGCTCGATGGTCCTATTCCTCCAACACTCTGGAATCTCAGAAGCCTCAACACATTACAACTTTTCGGCAACAATCTTAGTGGCACAATTCCTTCGGAAGTTGGAAATCTTTCCTCCATTGCCGTTTTTGATTTAAGCTTTAATCAGCTCCAAGGAGTGGTGCCTGAGACCATTTCTGGCCTAAGTAACCTAGAAGGATTCTCTGTCGCGTTCAATAAACTATCAGGCCATATTCCAAAGAATTTTGGGAGGTACAGCAAATTTTTAAGCTTCGTTAGCTTTTCAAACAACAACTTCTCAGGAGTACTGCCACCCCAACTATGCAATGGTTTTTCCATACAATATTTAACAGTGAATACCAATAGTTTTACTGGGTCGCCGCCGGATTGCTTGAGGAATTGCTCAGGACTAATTAGAGTCCGTTTCGATAGCAACCGATTAACCGGAAATATTTTGAACACGTTCGGAGTCCATCCAACACTCTTGTATGTTAATCTCAGCAACAATCTGTTCTCCGGCATGATCCCTCCGAGTTTTGGCAATTTAGCTAACCTCAACTATCTGGACGTGTCGAGTAACCAATTCACAGGATCCATTCCCGAAGAGCTCGGAAATTGCAAGAGTTTATTGACACTAAATATGAGCAGAAATGGCCTCACCGGCAGCATACCCACAGAGATCGGCAACTTAACTATGTTGCGAAACGGCTTGGATCTCAGCAGCAACTCATTCTCAGGAACAATTCCTCAAAGCCTGGGGAAGCTTACATTACTGGAGGCCCTCAATGTTTCCCATAACATTCTCTCGGGGAGAATCCCGACATCGCTGTCCAACATGACTAGCCTGGAGTCCATTGATTTCTCCTATAATAAACTGGTTGGTCCAATCCCAAACGGCGCCGTTTTCAGAGAAGCACCGGCATCAGCTTACAGCGAAAACGCAGGCTTGTGTGGAAATGCAGCGGGACTGGCTCCTTGCAGTGGTGATTAG